In the genome of Bordetella avium, the window CGGCGGAGGGGGGGCCTCCGGCCGCTGGTAGGCGTCTTAGCTTGTCATCTCCAGGCCCTCGCGCGACATGGAAGCCAGTTTGGGCATAAGGCCTAGCAGATGGTCGCTGTAGTCGTGTTGGGGGTCTGTGAACAGTGCCTCGGTTTCGGCGACTTCCAGCAGTTCGCCATGCCGCATGACACCCACGCGATCGCACATCTGGCGGATGACCGGCAGATCGTGGCTGATGAACAGCATGGTCAGCCGCAGCTGTTCCTGCAAGTCTTTCAGCAAGTTGAGAATCTGCGCCTGAATCGAGACGTCCAGCGCCGAGGTGGGTTCGTCGCAAATCAGAAAGCGCGGCCGTGTGGCCAGGGCCCGGGCGATACAGATGCGCTGGCGCTGCCCGCCCGAGAACTCGTGCGGAAAGCGTTGCGCGGCCTGGGGGCCTAACCCGACGACATCGAGCAGATCTGCCACGATGCCGCGCGCCTGGCTTTCGCTATCGGCGAGCCGGTGAAAGCGGATGGGTTCGGCCACGATGTCCAGCACCCTCATGCGCGGATTGAGCGACGAGTACGGGTCCTGGAACACCATCTGAATCTGTCGGCGGAAAGGGTTGCGCGTTTTCTCGTCTTTGATGGCGGTCAGGTCGCGGCCGTTAAACCATACTGAGCCGGACGTGGGTTGATACAGGTTGGAGATCAGGCGCGCGACTGTGGATTTGCCCGATCCGGATTCGCCGACCAGACCAAACACCTCACCCTCGCGGATGGAGAGGTTGACGTTCTTGACTGCATCCAGCTCGCGCCGGTTGCGCTTGAGGAGCGCCTGCCGCAGCACAAAACGCATACCAAGATCGCGGACCTCCACCAAGGGCGCGCCTTCGGCGACCTGCCCGAAGTCGCGCCGCTGGCCCAGCCAGTGCGTGGACAGATCCAGCGTGGTCGAAGGCTTGCGGACATCCTCGATATAGGTCACCAGAGGAAAGCGCCGCAGTTTGATGTCGGGTCTGGGCACGGCAGAAATGAGGCTGCGCGTGTAAGGGTGATCCGGGTCGCTGAGTATCTTGTTGGTGGGCCCCTCCTCCACCAGCTTGCCGCGGTACAGCACCGCCACCCGGTCGGTGATGTCGGCGATCACCCCCATGTCGTGGGTGATGATGATCATGCCGACCTGACGCTCTTTGCAGAGTTGGCGCAGCAAATCGAGGATCTGCGCCTGAATGGATACATCCAGCGCGGTGGTGGGTTCGTCGGCGATGATGACTTCCGGCTCGCAGCACAGCGCCAGCGCGATGACCACGCGCTGGCGCATGCCGCCGGAGAACTGATGGGGATATTGTTTGACGCGCAGCTCGGGTTGGTCGATGCCGACCTGCTTGAGCATGTCAATGGCCCGTTTGGCGCCTTCCGAGGCGGATACGCCGAGGTGGACCTGCATGGTTTCGACCAACTGGCTTTCAACGGTTTGCAGCGGGTCTAGCGAGGTGAGCGGGTCTTGAAAAATCATGCCGATGCGGCGTCCGCGTACTTTGCGCAGCTCTTG includes:
- a CDS encoding dipeptide ABC transporter ATP-binding protein codes for the protein MALLNIDRIRIEFPSRRGTMVAIDDVSLALEKGEILGVVGESGAGKSTIGNAVIGLLEAPGRLAGGEISLEGQRIDALSKQELRKVRGRRIGMIFQDPLTSLDPLQTVESQLVETMQVHLGVSASEGAKRAIDMLKQVGIDQPELRVKQYPHQFSGGMRQRVVIALALCCEPEVIIADEPTTALDVSIQAQILDLLRQLCKERQVGMIIITHDMGVIADITDRVAVLYRGKLVEEGPTNKILSDPDHPYTRSLISAVPRPDIKLRRFPLVTYIEDVRKPSTTLDLSTHWLGQRRDFGQVAEGAPLVEVRDLGMRFVLRQALLKRNRRELDAVKNVNLSIREGEVFGLVGESGSGKSTVARLISNLYQPTSGSVWFNGRDLTAIKDEKTRNPFRRQIQMVFQDPYSSLNPRMRVLDIVAEPIRFHRLADSESQARGIVADLLDVVGLGPQAAQRFPHEFSGGQRQRICIARALATRPRFLICDEPTSALDVSIQAQILNLLKDLQEQLRLTMLFISHDLPVIRQMCDRVGVMRHGELLEVAETEALFTDPQHDYSDHLLGLMPKLASMSREGLEMTS